A segment of the Pantoea sp. At-9b genome:
CGAACACGCTGAAAATCACCTTCGGTCAACTGACAAGCTTACGAAATATTGTCATAACTTCGTCATTTACTGAAAATGACTCTCATTATCAATAATGATAAAATCCCGTCTCCACCCTCTCCCCCACGCCATGCAATTGATGATATGACCGATACCCATATTTTGATTGTCGAAGACGACGCCGAGATCAGTCGTTCGCTCGCGACTTTCCTACAGGCCAAAGGCTACACCGCCACCACCAGCGACTCCGCAGAAGCGGGATTGCTGTTTCTCAAAACCCACGCACCTGACCTGATCCTGTTGGACCTGATGCTACCCGGTGAAAGCGGCCTCGATTTTTGTCGCAAAATTCGTTCTCCAGACAGCCCACCAATCATCATGGTGACGGCGCTGGACGATCCAATTGATAACGTGGTGGGTTTAGAGCTGGGGGCGGACGACTATGTGATTAAACCTTTCGATCTCAATGTGCTGCTGGCGCGCATCCGCGCCGTGTTACGCCGCACCAGCGCGATAGAAACCGCACAAAAACCGGTTGGTGAAGCGGTATTACAATTTTCTGGTTTCACGTTTTATCCGTCCCGACGCTTTCTGCGCAGTCCAACGGGTATCCGCAAGCCCCTTACCGGCGTGGAAACCGATTTGCTGCTGGTGTTGTGTCAGCACGTCAAAAAAGTCCTTTCCCGCGAAGACCTGATTCAGTTAACCCGAGGCAGTGAAGCCCCGCTTTCCATGCGCTCCATCGATTTACTGATTAGCCGCTTACGCAGAAAATTGGTCACTGATGACACCAATGAAGAGTTTATCCGTACCTTCAGGAACAACGGCTATATGTTCCGACCGGACGTCAGGAGAGTGTGATGCGGCGGTTTTTTTCTACCACGTTAGGCCACATCCTGATCATTATTTCCTGTTCTACCGTGATCACCTTTCTGGCACTCAGCACCCTGCTTTTTATCCCTAAAGGTCCGCCCGGCCCCCCCTGGCCGTGGCAGACCACCTATCACATTGCCAGTGTGGTTAAGATTCTGCGCGGTATGCAACCTGAACAGCGCGCAGCCGTTCTGGATGCGACACAGCACGTTGACGGATTACTTTTCAAACTGGTGCAACAACCCACGCGTTGCACGACCGATACCTTTAATACCTGGGATCTGGCCAAAACCTTATCCTGGGAATTAGGTGATAAATATCCCGTGGCGGTGTTTTCCTGTAATGCCGCCAATCCACGCAAAGATATTCAGGTCATTATTCCGCTCGGCGGGTCACACCTTGAAGTGATGGTGGATAATATTGGTCGGGAGCCGACCCGTTTCACCTTCCCAACGTTCTGTGCCATCCTGTTTTTGCTCACTGGCATCATTGCCATGTCCGTCTGGGCCATCGGACGTATCATCAGCCCGCTGCGCAAAATATCCGAGAAGGCCGACCTGTTCAGCCGGGACCTCGCCGTGATGCCAATACAAGAAGAAGGCCCTCTCGAATTACGTCGCGTCGCTCAGACATTTAATCTGTTGCAGGAACGGATTGCCCACTCGCTGGAAAGCCGCAGCCGAATGCTGGCGGCGATCAGCCATGATCTGCGCACCCCCTTGACGCGTATGCGTTTATGCCTGGAAACCCATGCTTCCGAACGCGTCAGCACGAAATTGATCAAAGAAATCGATCTGATGAATAAACTCATCGGTTCCGCGTTAGCGTTTATCCGTACCGGTTCGGATGGTGAACAATCAGAATGGGTTGATCTCGATGCGTTACTGACCACCCTGAGTGATGAGTATGAAGATGCAGGCAGCGCCATCGATTATCACGGCCAGCCAGGGCTGGCAGTTTTCTGTAAACCCGATGCGATACAACGCGTTATCACTAATCTAATCGATAACGCACTGGCGCATAGCCATCAAATTGCGGTGCACACCACGCAAGCGGCAGATCAGGCGATCATTGAAATAATCGATAACGGTCCAGGCATTCCGGCAGAGATGCTGGAGCGTGTGAAGGAACCTTTTTTCCGTCTTGATGCCGCCCGCAATGAGCGCAAAGGGAGCGCCGGGCTGGGTCTGTCGATCGTGAACGACATTATAAAACTGCACGGCGGGACGTTTACGCTGAGAAATCACCTGCCGACAGGGCTGATTGCCCGAGTGGTGCTGCCACAGGCACCCACCCCTCCCTGATAATGTTATGAGGGAGGGGGTATCACGATTAATTCAGGGCAATACGTACCACATCATCAGGTTGTGTGGTCGGTTTATCATGACCAGCATCTTGCTTAACGCTAACGTACAGGGCATTCCCCTCAGCACTCAGCGCCAGGCTATTGGGATGTACCGGTAGCGCCACGCTGTTTTTCACTGCGTAAGTCGTGCCATCAATGATACTGACCGCGCCCTGATTGCGATGCGCCGCATAGATTTCATTGCGCTGCGCATTAAACAGCACGCTGAGCGTCTCAGGCACCGCAATATGATTCATCACCTTGCCGTTCTGAGTATCGATGACAAAAACACCCGCCACCTTATTATCCGCTACAAATGCCCGCTGTCCCGTGCTATCCAGGCTGATATTCATCAGCAGATGTTCCTGGCTATCGGCAACGATGCGGGTACGGGATATCACCTGATTATGCGTGGTATCGATGGTGATAAAGTCGCCATCTGCGTTGCTGGTATAGAGACGGTGGTTGGCACTATCCAGCGCCAACCCGGTGTTCAGTTTGCCCAACCCATGCAGCGTTTGTTTCAGGGTGAGCGTATTGCCGTCGATGACCCATAACAGGCTGTCGTCACGCCCGACGCCACTGACATAAACGGTATTGGTGTTATCATCCACCGCCAGCTCTCGTGGCGCTGGCGGGCGTTTGTCATTGCGCT
Coding sequences within it:
- a CDS encoding response regulator transcription factor, with translation MTDTHILIVEDDAEISRSLATFLQAKGYTATTSDSAEAGLLFLKTHAPDLILLDLMLPGESGLDFCRKIRSPDSPPIIMVTALDDPIDNVVGLELGADDYVIKPFDLNVLLARIRAVLRRTSAIETAQKPVGEAVLQFSGFTFYPSRRFLRSPTGIRKPLTGVETDLLLVLCQHVKKVLSREDLIQLTRGSEAPLSMRSIDLLISRLRRKLVTDDTNEEFIRTFRNNGYMFRPDVRRV
- a CDS encoding HAMP domain-containing sensor histidine kinase, whose amino-acid sequence is MRRFFSTTLGHILIIISCSTVITFLALSTLLFIPKGPPGPPWPWQTTYHIASVVKILRGMQPEQRAAVLDATQHVDGLLFKLVQQPTRCTTDTFNTWDLAKTLSWELGDKYPVAVFSCNAANPRKDIQVIIPLGGSHLEVMVDNIGREPTRFTFPTFCAILFLLTGIIAMSVWAIGRIISPLRKISEKADLFSRDLAVMPIQEEGPLELRRVAQTFNLLQERIAHSLESRSRMLAAISHDLRTPLTRMRLCLETHASERVSTKLIKEIDLMNKLIGSALAFIRTGSDGEQSEWVDLDALLTTLSDEYEDAGSAIDYHGQPGLAVFCKPDAIQRVITNLIDNALAHSHQIAVHTTQAADQAIIEIIDNGPGIPAEMLERVKEPFFRLDAARNERKGSAGLGLSIVNDIIKLHGGTFTLRNHLPTGLIARVVLPQAPTPP
- a CDS encoding YncE family protein, producing MLKMGYGRFPLKTLIAVMLASMAAPGFAATAVVRKPVGLGAYEMVYSAANHSVLVATSQGKTDPGGVVYELDAKTLQVIHAFKTGKKPFGAAINPRTGTAWFGGSIEGCVIALDIQTGAVKGVVQLTPPPPHTEKRDHPAAGKAGKRNDKRPPAPRELAVDDNTNTVYVSGVGRDDSLLWVIDGNTLTLKQTLHGLGKLNTGLALDSANHRLYTSNADGDFITIDTTHNQVISRTRIVADSQEHLLMNISLDSTGQRAFVADNKVAGVFVIDTQNGKVMNHIAVPETLSVLFNAQRNEIYAAHRNQGAVSIIDGTTYAVKNSVALPVHPNSLALSAEGNALYVSVKQDAGHDKPTTQPDDVVRIALN